A window from Flavobacterium gyeonganense encodes these proteins:
- a CDS encoding SusC/RagA family TonB-linked outer membrane protein: protein MKKNLSAKDCGVKSALWDKFLSIMKKSLLLSIFLGHIVVFAYSQKVTIKAKNQSIATVLKNITRKTNVEFFYSDDVFNAQGKVNLEANNADVIAVVKELIGDGYKAEFINDKLIVISINDKVKTVTASVIAEKVKIKGVVTNFKKEFLIGATIWLKGTRDMATTNFDGSYEIMAKKGDVLVFEYMGYKKLEVTVGDSLIINPIMLEDVNKLDEVKIVSTGYQNIDKERSTGSYAVITAKDLEKIPVNNVLHRLEGQVAGLQLDVQDPDNTFVYQNKFGNNQGKGSYNVAIRGKSTFEAGGTNAMPLLVLDGTPTELDIRTINPNDIEKITFLKDAAAASIYGARAANGVIVINTKKGKQGQTRINFSQNYTFSNRPSLSKLPLMNSSQVLNLEQEFVDKNLVTDPKNITYMLTSPVSQGMDLMFQYRRGDITLAQRDAGLDILRQRNTYGQTEKYLLQASTSQNYDLSFSGAENDYSYFMSGSYSKEETQTKGKDGQRLTLLSNQDFKLFNYVKMTTNLRGSIFKYNDNGLGLSPLGTSLTTLLPYDQIVGDNGNSVDYYRRYYAGQTIPLEQRGYLPWTYNYIDELNNSDKTMNEQNFGATVSATLPLLRGLDAVGTYSVETSTSTSNNIFNENTYYTRDAVNSATSISSNGDLVYGIPLGGIFQSNRFGRTSSTMRGQLNYDGIIGEDHLINAIGGIEARETGNTQDSRTLYGYNSKTQTSIDLPSQNYVDVNGYNYIIGNGNVHKDFKRRFLSYYANAGYTFKNRYTLTGSARLDDYNNFGVSKKLRRTPLWSTGAKWNIKDENFLKDVSLVNNLSFRASYGYSGNINLEVFPFTNVSLADLDTFSQQPYAFISQPANPNLRWEKTGILNFGLDFSIFNSRLNGTVEYYKKNSKDLIVDFPVSPFYGAPNNTLVQNAATLEGHGIDLSLNGVILKTKDFSWNSALVVSFNNTEVTDTRLQNYSSYLNGTGSTPPIEGYPLNSVFAFRSAGLDAAGRTQVYDKAGNIVNSFTSLKEIGDMKYMGTNIPSYYGSFSQTFNYKKLSLYVLATYKFDYVLFKPTYGGYVNRQGRFNQYDLNTDIDQRWRNPGDEATTSVPGIQGSTGLSYVRYVFGDDQVIDGDHIRFRELSLKYDLTSLIDRGFVRGASISFAARNLGFFWRKNKDGLDPDFMPYTGINMKLPAMATYSISFNVNF from the coding sequence AGTAACAATAAAGGCAAAAAATCAATCTATAGCTACTGTTTTAAAAAACATTACAAGGAAAACTAACGTAGAGTTTTTTTATAGTGATGATGTCTTTAATGCTCAGGGAAAAGTAAATTTAGAAGCGAATAATGCTGATGTAATAGCTGTTGTCAAAGAACTTATTGGTGATGGCTACAAAGCAGAATTTATTAATGACAAATTGATTGTCATTTCTATAAATGACAAAGTTAAAACCGTGACTGCTTCAGTAATAGCAGAGAAGGTAAAAATAAAAGGAGTTGTAACCAATTTTAAAAAAGAATTTTTAATTGGAGCCACGATCTGGCTAAAAGGAACCAGAGATATGGCCACGACCAATTTTGACGGTTCATATGAAATTATGGCTAAAAAGGGAGACGTGCTCGTTTTTGAATACATGGGTTACAAAAAGCTGGAAGTAACTGTTGGGGATAGTTTAATTATTAATCCAATTATGCTGGAAGATGTCAACAAACTGGATGAAGTAAAGATCGTTTCTACAGGTTATCAAAACATTGATAAAGAACGTTCAACAGGATCTTATGCAGTAATTACGGCAAAAGATTTAGAAAAAATCCCTGTTAACAACGTACTCCACAGATTAGAAGGTCAGGTTGCTGGTCTTCAGCTGGATGTTCAGGATCCTGATAATACTTTTGTGTATCAAAATAAATTTGGAAATAATCAAGGAAAAGGGAGTTATAATGTTGCTATTAGAGGTAAATCTACTTTTGAAGCTGGCGGAACTAATGCAATGCCTTTACTTGTTCTTGACGGAACACCTACAGAATTAGATATTAGAACGATAAACCCAAATGATATTGAAAAAATTACTTTTCTGAAAGATGCCGCTGCGGCTTCTATCTATGGGGCAAGAGCAGCAAACGGAGTTATAGTTATTAATACCAAAAAAGGGAAACAAGGACAAACGAGAATCAATTTTTCTCAGAATTACACTTTCTCCAATAGACCTTCTTTATCAAAATTGCCATTGATGAATTCATCTCAGGTTTTAAATTTAGAGCAGGAATTTGTAGATAAAAATCTGGTTACAGATCCAAAAAATATTACTTATATGCTTACTTCGCCTGTTAGTCAGGGTATGGACTTAATGTTTCAATACAGGAGAGGTGATATTACTTTAGCACAAAGAGATGCTGGATTAGATATTTTGCGTCAACGTAATACCTATGGTCAGACAGAGAAATATTTACTACAAGCTTCAACAAGTCAAAATTATGATTTGTCCTTTAGTGGAGCAGAGAATGATTATTCTTATTTCATGTCTGGTTCTTATTCTAAAGAAGAAACCCAGACAAAAGGAAAAGACGGACAGCGTTTGACTTTATTGTCTAATCAGGATTTTAAGCTTTTTAATTATGTGAAAATGACAACGAACTTAAGAGGTTCTATCTTCAAATACAATGACAATGGTTTGGGACTTTCTCCTTTAGGAACATCACTAACTACTTTATTGCCTTACGATCAAATCGTTGGAGATAATGGTAACTCAGTCGATTATTATCGTCGTTATTATGCCGGACAAACAATTCCGTTGGAGCAAAGAGGCTATTTACCGTGGACTTACAATTATATTGACGAATTAAACAATTCGGATAAAACGATGAATGAGCAGAATTTTGGTGCTACCGTTTCAGCTACACTTCCTTTATTAAGAGGTTTAGATGCTGTTGGTACGTATTCTGTAGAAACATCAACATCAACAAGTAATAATATTTTTAATGAAAATACGTATTATACCCGCGATGCTGTTAATTCAGCTACATCAATAAGCAGTAACGGCGATTTAGTGTACGGAATTCCGTTAGGAGGAATTTTTCAAAGCAATAGATTTGGAAGAACCAGTTCTACTATGAGAGGACAACTAAATTATGACGGTATTATTGGCGAAGATCATTTGATTAATGCTATCGGAGGTATCGAAGCCAGAGAAACGGGAAATACTCAGGATTCGAGAACACTTTACGGCTACAATTCAAAAACTCAAACTTCTATAGATTTACCATCGCAAAATTATGTAGACGTTAACGGCTATAATTACATTATAGGTAATGGAAATGTGCATAAAGATTTCAAAAGAAGATTTTTATCTTATTATGCGAATGCCGGTTATACTTTCAAAAATAGATATACACTTACAGGAAGCGCAAGATTAGATGACTACAACAATTTTGGAGTAAGTAAAAAATTAAGACGAACACCATTATGGTCTACCGGAGCAAAATGGAATATTAAAGATGAAAATTTTCTTAAAGATGTAAGTCTGGTTAATAATTTAAGTTTTAGAGCCAGTTATGGATATAGCGGAAATATTAACTTAGAAGTTTTTCCATTTACCAATGTCAGTTTAGCGGATTTAGATACTTTTTCGCAACAGCCTTATGCTTTTATTAGCCAACCGGCAAATCCTAATTTACGTTGGGAAAAAACGGGAATCTTAAATTTTGGATTGGATTTTTCGATCTTCAACAGCAGATTAAATGGTACGGTAGAATATTATAAAAAAAATAGTAAAGATTTAATTGTAGACTTTCCTGTTTCACCATTTTACGGAGCGCCAAACAATACATTGGTACAAAATGCTGCAACTTTAGAAGGGCATGGAATCGATTTAAGTTTAAACGGAGTTATTCTGAAAACAAAAGATTTTTCATGGAATTCGGCTCTTGTAGTTTCTTTTAACAATACAGAAGTTACAGATACCCGTCTTCAGAATTACAGTTCTTATTTAAACGGTACAGGGTCAACACCACCAATTGAAGGTTATCCTTTAAATAGTGTCTTTGCTTTCAGATCTGCAGGTTTAGATGCAGCCGGTAGAACCCAGGTATACGATAAAGCAGGGAATATTGTAAATTCTTTTACGTCTTTAAAAGAAATCGGCGATATGAAATATATGGGAACCAATATCCCTTCTTATTACGGAAGCTTTAGCCAGACTTTCAATTATAAAAAATTATCATTGTACGTTTTAGCAACTTATAAATTTGACTATGTATTGTTTAAACCAACTTATGGAGGGTACGTAAACAGACAGGGAAGATTCAACCAATACGATTTAAATACAGATATTGATCAAAGATGGAGAAATCCGGGAGACGAAGCTACGACTTCTGTACCAGGAATTCAGGGATCAACAGGGTTAAGTTATGTAAGATATGTTTTTGGAGATGACCAGGTTATTGACGGAGATCATATTCGTTTCAGAGAGCTTTCTTTAAAATATGATTTGACCAGCCTGATTGACAGAGGATTTGTAAGAGGTGCTTCTATATCTTTTGCAGCCAGAAATCTTGGTTTCTTCTGGAGAAAAAACAAAGATGGTTTAGATCCGGATTTTATGCCTTATACAGGAATTAATATGAAACTGCCGGCAATGGCAACGTATTCAATTAGTTTTAATGTTAATTTTTAA
- a CDS encoding RagB/SusD family nutrient uptake outer membrane protein, with protein sequence MKKYLKYITVVALGTIVLSCDNYVDIKTEGKLIPEETSNYRYLLQNTSTLDKAYGNVDIPSDDISFQNEAQTTALGASDYYRPFTNLYKWSDVVYSGSEIDYDMNALYNALYSVNIVINEVMKSKNGTEAQKVAIKGEAEVHRAFIFLTLVNTFGKAYDATTSATDPGIVLFTTPTVSEDIKRTSVQEAYDVILSDLKDAVNSGLKPVNSGNNVAFPSQAAAYALLSRTYLYMRNYPLALENAEKSLALQSTLNNLADYEFTSFPSRKQDKELILSKWNGYNSFSYSPQILSLSNELINSFDTNDLRYVLFTQPSSNFNFDYTIGRTYAKEGLTGESRNAGPTVPEMMLIKAECLARSGSGNLAMAEINKLREKRFRAGEYVALTATDNKDALIKVLAERRRELMGTGGFRWFDLKRLNKEPEFAKTITHVFGTQSFTLAPNSERYQMPFAPIYFDYAPNLQQNP encoded by the coding sequence ATGAAAAAATATTTAAAATACATCACAGTTGTTGCATTAGGAACAATTGTTTTAAGTTGCGATAATTACGTCGATATCAAGACCGAAGGAAAATTAATACCGGAAGAAACATCAAATTACAGATACCTTCTGCAAAATACAAGCACATTAGACAAAGCCTATGGTAATGTAGATATACCTTCAGATGATATCAGTTTTCAAAATGAGGCACAAACTACTGCATTAGGCGCATCCGATTATTATCGTCCTTTTACTAATTTGTATAAATGGTCTGACGTTGTTTATTCTGGCAGTGAGATAGATTATGATATGAATGCTTTGTATAATGCATTATATAGTGTTAACATCGTTATCAATGAAGTAATGAAAAGTAAAAATGGAACAGAAGCTCAAAAAGTAGCCATAAAAGGTGAGGCAGAAGTACACCGTGCCTTCATCTTTCTGACGTTAGTAAATACTTTTGGAAAAGCGTATGATGCTACAACGTCTGCGACAGATCCAGGAATTGTGCTTTTTACAACTCCAACAGTATCAGAAGATATTAAAAGAACTTCGGTTCAGGAGGCTTACGATGTGATTTTGAGTGATCTTAAAGACGCTGTGAATTCAGGATTAAAACCGGTTAATTCTGGTAATAATGTTGCATTTCCTTCACAGGCAGCGGCTTATGCACTTTTGTCCAGAACCTATTTATATATGCGTAATTATCCTTTAGCATTAGAAAATGCCGAAAAATCTTTAGCATTACAAAGTACATTGAACAATCTGGCAGATTATGAATTTACATCTTTTCCGTCAAGAAAACAGGATAAAGAATTAATATTATCAAAATGGAATGGTTATAACTCCTTTAGTTATTCACCGCAAATATTATCGTTGAGCAATGAATTAATCAATTCGTTTGACACTAATGATTTACGTTACGTATTGTTTACACAGCCATCAAGTAATTTTAATTTTGATTATACAATTGGAAGAACTTATGCTAAAGAAGGTTTAACAGGAGAAAGCAGAAATGCAGGACCAACCGTACCGGAAATGATGCTTATAAAAGCAGAATGTCTGGCAAGATCAGGTTCCGGTAACTTAGCTATGGCAGAAATAAATAAGTTAAGAGAAAAAAGATTCAGAGCAGGAGAATATGTTGCCTTAACGGCTACTGACAATAAAGATGCTTTGATTAAAGTTTTGGCAGAAAGAAGAAGGGAGCTAATGGGAACAGGCGGTTTTAGGTGGTTTGATTTAAAACGACTGAACAAAGAACCTGAATTTGCTAAAACAATTACACATGTTTTTGGTACACAGTCTTTCACACTTGCTCCAAATAGTGAACGTTATCAAATGCCATTTGCCCCAATTTATTTTGATTACGCTCCAAACCTGCAACAAAACCCATAA
- a CDS encoding TlpA family protein disulfide reductase, with translation MKNLKLILFLFSITTAVFAQNAPAPVLSLSPEHPNPGDEVTITYNAANGPLANAMYVNGVVYTFDNFKWIANDITLKAAGDKKWETKMKLSNHASFINCVFKSDTIVDRGVKFPNGYMFAQVPGSYTGWGILRSRAFQNEVPNVVHDSAYIADQVGLMWINYELQYHPESRKKIFYYGLKLKQLTSGKDEGVAIKKELRGLLANPNLDNTTQYDIQKTLFLLENPADKVFIDSVQKVLVTKYPYGVLARDRQIQKVFSETDFKTKVKLFADFEKNFPQSKFEDVYTDYESLFYDKMVKSIVYGYIVNNKDYDYALNSVKRVSFGNLLDYHWHLVSIPFDRDHEGTEKANIDTLKKYADIFMAELENRLTFVPKMYVGKLSLKEWQEQALQMLAREYFTYAKLAEKTKNYDVEEKYLAKIKPLFGYNDATYNEVYIRMLLRKRQTADAKNYMALSVKQNQVTPEMLASLKELYLKDGGATAGFDAYLESLKSLSNIEEHKKKVISELINLPIAGFDLESSKGGRVKLADQKGKIVVLDFWAMWCGPCKNAMPGMQMAVNKYKKDENVKFYFVDTMEYIKDYKEQTQAFIKEKGFDFNVLYDGKNPKTGKMDVAYEQYAKAFKFSGIPEKMIIDASGKLRWMSNGYFGSPSELVDEISIVVEHLKAEKK, from the coding sequence ATGAAAAATTTAAAACTGATCTTATTTTTATTCAGTATTACAACTGCAGTATTTGCTCAGAATGCACCTGCACCTGTATTGTCTCTTTCTCCTGAACATCCTAATCCGGGAGATGAAGTTACCATTACTTATAATGCTGCAAACGGACCCTTAGCGAATGCGATGTATGTAAATGGAGTTGTATATACTTTTGATAATTTTAAATGGATTGCAAACGACATCACTTTAAAAGCAGCCGGGGATAAAAAATGGGAAACCAAAATGAAGCTTTCAAACCATGCTTCGTTTATTAATTGTGTTTTCAAATCAGATACAATAGTAGACAGAGGAGTAAAATTTCCAAATGGTTACATGTTTGCACAAGTTCCCGGATCTTATACAGGCTGGGGGATTTTGAGAAGCAGGGCCTTTCAGAATGAAGTCCCGAATGTAGTTCATGACAGCGCATACATAGCCGATCAGGTGGGATTGATGTGGATCAATTATGAATTGCAATATCATCCGGAAAGCCGTAAAAAGATTTTTTATTATGGCTTAAAATTAAAACAATTAACATCGGGTAAAGATGAAGGTGTAGCCATCAAAAAAGAATTGCGTGGTCTATTGGCAAATCCAAATCTGGACAATACAACACAATACGATATTCAGAAGACTTTATTTTTATTAGAAAATCCAGCTGATAAGGTATTTATAGATTCTGTTCAAAAAGTGTTGGTAACAAAATATCCTTACGGAGTTTTAGCAAGAGACAGACAAATTCAAAAGGTATTTAGTGAAACAGATTTTAAGACTAAAGTAAAACTGTTCGCCGATTTCGAAAAGAATTTTCCACAAAGCAAATTTGAGGATGTTTACACCGATTATGAAAGTTTGTTTTACGATAAAATGGTTAAATCTATTGTTTATGGCTATATCGTAAATAATAAAGATTATGATTACGCTTTAAACAGTGTAAAAAGAGTTTCTTTTGGCAACTTATTAGATTACCACTGGCATTTAGTTTCTATTCCTTTTGACAGAGATCATGAAGGAACTGAAAAAGCGAACATAGACACATTAAAAAAATACGCTGATATTTTTATGGCAGAACTAGAGAACAGACTAACATTTGTTCCAAAAATGTATGTAGGAAAATTATCCCTAAAAGAATGGCAGGAGCAGGCTTTGCAGATGCTTGCCAGAGAATATTTTACGTATGCTAAATTAGCAGAAAAGACAAAAAACTATGATGTAGAAGAAAAATATTTAGCTAAAATTAAACCTCTGTTCGGCTATAATGATGCTACATATAATGAGGTTTACATCAGGATGTTATTAAGAAAACGGCAGACAGCCGATGCTAAAAATTATATGGCACTTTCGGTAAAACAAAATCAGGTAACTCCTGAAATGTTAGCTTCTTTAAAAGAACTTTATTTGAAAGATGGCGGAGCAACAGCAGGTTTTGATGCTTACTTAGAATCTCTAAAATCTTTAAGTAATATTGAAGAGCATAAAAAGAAAGTAATCTCAGAATTAATAAACCTTCCAATTGCAGGTTTTGATTTAGAAAGCAGTAAAGGCGGCAGAGTAAAACTGGCTGACCAGAAAGGAAAAATTGTAGTACTTGATTTCTGGGCTATGTGGTGCGGACCATGTAAAAATGCAATGCCGGGAATGCAGATGGCAGTCAATAAATACAAAAAGGATGAAAATGTAAAGTTCTATTTTGTAGATACAATGGAATATATCAAGGATTACAAAGAACAAACTCAGGCTTTCATCAAAGAAAAAGGATTTGATTTTAACGTTCTTTATGATGGAAAAAATCCTAAAACAGGAAAAATGGATGTTGCTTATGAACAGTACGCAAAAGCATTTAAATTTTCCGGAATTCCGGAGAAAATGATTATTGATGCAAGTGGAAAATTACGTTGGATGTCTAATGGTTATTTTGGAAGTCCAAGCGAATTAGTAGATGAAATTTCAATTGTTGTTGAGCATTTAAAGGCAGAGAAAAAATAA
- a CDS encoding alpha/beta hydrolase family protein codes for MKVLFNLNRNSVFFGLAIFLMMTSQYSFAQTIWQGQHHSYRVVLSGDLAKYKTDSLSVKIPELEIDKKVVTTIKGDSISFKNEMYGFSFKGKYNADKTAISGIFDYYSIPNTNIILKKEKEVQPLYFAQHPKKPYPYQVIDMTFLGKSTKLTYGGTLTIPQGKKKYPLAILISGTGQHDRNYTYMGREFFTVLADELARKGIASLRVDDRGIGKTSGNFKESTTGDFADDVDAQIAYLKSDKNIDASHIGLIGHSEGGMIASIVSARNKNVKFMVSLSGVAVSGLEMLNLQNTAILKNYGFTDKVVNKQMEMYNIMFKAVYDTKATDSVTPVLQVKLDEWIKTQDSTTLKEIHMWGGREKDFIYRYGNDAERKWYRYSIHYNPQDYLPKIDIPVFAVNGDKDIMVPAAENLGSFKKYLKSTDVTTKIYPGLNHMYQHCIKCTQAESKEIDEVFSPEVLDDVSKWIMDRYKK; via the coding sequence ATGAAAGTTTTATTTAATTTAAACAGAAACAGCGTCTTTTTTGGATTGGCAATTTTCTTGATGATGACCAGCCAGTATAGTTTTGCACAAACTATCTGGCAAGGCCAGCATCATTCATACAGAGTTGTTTTGTCAGGAGATTTGGCGAAATACAAAACCGATTCGCTAAGTGTTAAAATACCTGAATTAGAAATTGATAAAAAAGTAGTAACCACCATAAAAGGAGACAGCATATCTTTTAAAAATGAAATGTATGGTTTTTCTTTTAAAGGGAAATATAATGCAGACAAAACGGCTATTTCAGGAATTTTTGACTATTATTCCATTCCAAATACAAATATTATTTTAAAGAAAGAAAAAGAAGTACAGCCTCTTTATTTTGCACAACATCCTAAAAAGCCATATCCGTATCAGGTTATTGATATGACTTTTTTGGGAAAAAGCACCAAACTAACTTACGGAGGCACATTAACAATCCCACAAGGGAAAAAGAAATATCCGCTGGCAATTTTAATTTCAGGGACAGGTCAGCACGATCGTAATTACACCTACATGGGAAGAGAATTTTTTACGGTTTTGGCAGACGAACTGGCCCGAAAAGGAATTGCTTCGCTTCGGGTTGACGACAGAGGAATTGGCAAAACATCCGGCAATTTCAAAGAGTCAACCACCGGGGATTTTGCTGATGACGTAGATGCTCAGATCGCTTATTTAAAAAGTGATAAAAATATTGATGCCTCACATATCGGTTTAATAGGACACTCTGAAGGCGGTATGATTGCCTCTATCGTGAGTGCAAGAAATAAAAATGTAAAATTCATGGTGAGTTTGTCAGGCGTCGCTGTTAGCGGGCTGGAAATGCTGAACCTGCAAAATACTGCAATTTTAAAAAATTATGGTTTTACAGATAAAGTGGTAAACAAACAAATGGAAATGTACAACATTATGTTTAAAGCTGTTTACGATACAAAAGCAACAGATTCTGTAACACCGGTTTTGCAGGTAAAACTGGATGAGTGGATAAAAACACAAGATTCAACTACACTAAAAGAAATTCATATGTGGGGCGGGCGTGAAAAAGATTTCATATACCGTTATGGGAATGATGCAGAACGCAAATGGTACCGATACAGCATTCACTACAATCCACAAGATTATCTGCCTAAAATAGATATTCCGGTATTTGCCGTAAACGGAGACAAAGATATCATGGTTCCTGCAGCAGAAAATTTAGGAAGCTTTAAGAAATACTTAAAAAGTACTGATGTTACGACCAAAATTTATCCGGGTCTGAACCATATGTACCAGCATTGTATAAAATGTACTCAGGCAGAAAGTAAGGAAATCGACGAGGTTTTTTCTCCCGAAGTCCTTGATGATGTTTCAAAATGGATTATGGACCGTTATAAAAAATAA
- a CDS encoding protein-disulfide reductase DsbD family protein, with product MKKIIFFIILLFTISNLTAQIYDPVSFTTSVKEIGENKYTLIITAKIDKNWHIYSQNVPKGGPAPTAFTFPKSKNYKTIGGVTEPGGHELDDPVFNMRIKYFADKAVFMQNIERKTADAFTINASIFFMVCNDNSCLPPGDKDLKFTFKKSAIPIKEDPAVTVTNREETKTETTSTDTVTKQEIKKDTTISVTASEKETLKSKENPVKLSSPNSDDSLWTLFFFSFVGGLAALLTPCVFPMIPMTVSFFTKQSKNKALGIRNATFYGIFIIIIYVILGSLVTAVFGADALNALATNVVFNIVFFLLLVVFAISFLGAFEIVLPSSWMTKVDQKSEVGGLIGIFFMALALALVSFSCTGPIVGTLLVQAAGQAGIAPIVGMFGFSLAIALPFAIFAAFPGWMNSLPKSGDWLNSVKVVLGFLELALALKFLSNADLVLQLHLLEREVFIAIWIGIFSVLALYLFGKIQLSHDSPLTHISVGRLSLGILVVSFVVYMIPGLWGAPLQYISGFPPAKQYSESPNGFGNTTTVNTEKMALPEGAESGPNGITTFHDYDLGLAYAKKVNKPVMIDFTGYACVNCRKMEERVWPDPKVLSILNNDVVLISLYVDDKRPLPENEQVVSKITGKTLKYTGQKWSELQILKYKTNAQPYYVLMDHNENDLNKPSAYNPDIEAYYKWLQEGVKNFKK from the coding sequence ATGAAAAAAATAATCTTTTTTATCATTTTACTTTTTACAATAAGCAACCTTACTGCCCAAATTTACGATCCGGTCTCGTTTACGACTTCAGTAAAAGAAATTGGAGAGAATAAGTATACTCTGATTATCACCGCCAAAATTGATAAAAACTGGCATATTTATTCACAAAATGTTCCAAAAGGCGGACCCGCACCAACAGCCTTTACGTTTCCGAAATCCAAAAATTATAAAACAATTGGCGGTGTTACAGAACCGGGCGGTCACGAATTAGACGATCCTGTATTCAATATGCGAATTAAATATTTTGCTGATAAAGCGGTTTTTATGCAAAATATAGAACGCAAAACAGCAGATGCCTTTACGATAAATGCCAGCATATTTTTTATGGTGTGCAATGACAATAGCTGTCTGCCACCAGGTGATAAAGATTTAAAATTCACCTTCAAAAAATCGGCTATTCCAATAAAAGAAGATCCGGCAGTAACAGTGACAAACAGAGAAGAAACAAAAACTGAAACAACTAGTACTGATACAGTTACAAAGCAGGAAATAAAAAAAGATACAACAATTTCTGTTACAGCAAGCGAAAAGGAAACTCTTAAATCGAAGGAGAATCCTGTAAAATTGTCATCGCCAAATTCTGATGATAGCCTTTGGACATTATTTTTCTTTAGCTTTGTAGGAGGTCTTGCCGCTTTGCTGACTCCTTGTGTTTTTCCAATGATCCCAATGACAGTGAGCTTTTTTACCAAACAAAGTAAAAATAAGGCTTTAGGGATTAGAAATGCCACTTTCTACGGAATCTTTATCATTATCATTTATGTAATCTTAGGAAGTCTTGTAACTGCTGTTTTTGGCGCCGATGCCTTAAATGCACTGGCAACGAATGTTGTTTTTAATATCGTGTTCTTCTTATTATTAGTAGTTTTTGCAATCTCATTTTTAGGAGCTTTCGAAATCGTATTACCAAGTTCATGGATGACTAAAGTCGACCAGAAATCGGAAGTTGGGGGACTCATTGGCATTTTCTTTATGGCTTTGGCATTGGCACTGGTTTCATTTTCATGCACAGGACCAATTGTTGGGACATTATTAGTTCAGGCTGCAGGTCAGGCAGGAATTGCTCCTATAGTAGGTATGTTTGGTTTTTCATTAGCTATTGCATTACCGTTTGCCATTTTCGCTGCTTTTCCGGGCTGGATGAATTCACTTCCAAAGTCCGGTGACTGGTTAAATTCTGTAAAAGTAGTTTTGGGATTTCTGGAACTTGCATTGGCGTTGAAATTCTTAAGTAATGCCGACTTGGTTTTACAATTACACTTACTAGAAAGAGAAGTTTTTATTGCGATTTGGATTGGTATTTTTTCGGTTCTCGCATTATATCTGTTTGGCAAAATCCAGCTTTCGCATGATTCTCCGTTAACACATATTTCTGTCGGAAGATTAAGCTTAGGTATTCTGGTTGTTTCTTTTGTAGTTTACATGATTCCAGGACTTTGGGGAGCTCCTTTACAATACATCAGTGGGTTTCCTCCCGCAAAACAATATAGTGAATCACCAAATGGTTTTGGAAATACAACAACTGTAAATACTGAAAAAATGGCTTTACCGGAAGGCGCGGAAAGTGGACCAAACGGAATTACCACATTTCATGATTATGACCTTGGCTTAGCTTACGCAAAAAAAGTAAACAAACCCGTAATGATTGATTTTACAGGTTATGCCTGCGTAAACTGTCGAAAAATGGAAGAAAGAGTCTGGCCTGACCCAAAAGTTTTATCAATATTAAACAATGATGTTGTACTGATTTCTTTATACGTAGATGACAAAAGACCTCTGCCGGAAAATGAACAAGTTGTTTCTAAAATTACCGGAAAAACTTTAAAATATACAGGGCAAAAATGGAGTGAACTTCAAATCTTAAAATACAAAACTAACGCGCAGCCATACTACGTTTTGATGGATCATAACGAAAATGATTTAAACAAACCGTCGGCTTATAATCCTGACATTGAAGCTTATTATAAATGGCTTCAGGAAGGTGTAAAGAATTTTAAAAAATAG
- a CDS encoding TetR/AcrR family transcriptional regulator, producing MSVADRKAREKEALKALILKGAKKLFLEKGIEQTTIRNIADEIDYSVGTVYVYFKDKNAILHDLHCVGFQELGKHFKELFIIADPMERLKKMGMEYIKFAIENQEMYDLMFNVKAPMEYLEKSDNDYWDEGAVTFGLVKKTVAECMNNGHFKGHNVEALSFMTWSMVHGMCCLEIRQRIKGVKFTNPDTILFEGYNAYVKMIDKF from the coding sequence ATGAGCGTAGCAGATAGGAAAGCGAGAGAAAAAGAAGCCTTAAAAGCATTGATTTTGAAAGGAGCAAAAAAGCTTTTTTTAGAGAAGGGAATTGAGCAGACAACTATTAGAAATATAGCTGATGAAATAGATTATAGTGTAGGGACAGTATATGTTTACTTTAAAGATAAAAATGCTATTCTGCATGATCTTCATTGTGTTGGATTTCAGGAACTTGGAAAGCATTTTAAAGAGTTGTTTATTATTGCAGACCCAATGGAAAGGCTGAAAAAAATGGGGATGGAATATATCAAGTTTGCAATCGAAAATCAGGAAATGTATGATTTGATGTTTAATGTTAAAGCGCCGATGGAGTATCTTGAAAAATCTGATAACGATTATTGGGATGAAGGGGCGGTAACTTTCGGATTGGTAAAGAAGACAGTTGCAGAATGTATGAATAATGGTCATTTTAAAGGACACAATGTAGAAGCGCTTTCTTTCATGACCTGGAGTATGGTACACGGCATGTGTTGTCTGGAAATCAGGCAAAGAATCAAAGGCGTGAAATTTACTAACCCAGATACTATACTGTTTGAAGGATACAATGCCTATGTAAAAATGATAGATAAATTTTAA